A single window of Ovis aries strain OAR_USU_Benz2616 breed Rambouillet chromosome 24, ARS-UI_Ramb_v3.0, whole genome shotgun sequence DNA harbors:
- the EIF2AK1 gene encoding eukaryotic translation initiation factor 2-alpha kinase 1 isoform X4: protein MLGGVSGAAEREAEGNAAGAVPAPPAIDFPAEGSDPKYDESDVPAELQVLKGPLQQPTFPFAVANQLLLVSLLEHLSHVHEPNPLRSRQVFKLLCQTFIKMGLLSSFTCSDEFSSLRLHHNRAITHLMRSAKERVRQGPCEDNSHIQKIRAREVAFEAQTSRYLNEFEELAVLGKGGYGRVYKVRNKLDGQYYAIKKILIKGATKTDCMKVLREVKVLAGLQHPNIVGYHTAWIEHVHVAHRQDRLSLQLPSLEVISDQKDSSAQYDVKSDESNSSSIIFAEFTSEEQSIRKPGVEDNQNNELVNYSSSVVSRDAGDFESSLELRESDVADGSSRPIVGRRLPLQHNSDPEENFASTEESSEANLNLLGQTEVQYRLMLHIQMQLCELSLWDWIAERDGRARQSVDEAACPYVMASVATKIFQELVEGVFYIHNMGIVHRDLKPRNIFLHGPDHQVKIGDFGLACADIIQKNTDWGSANGERAPTHTSRVGTCLYASPEQLEGSEYDAKSDMYSLGVILLELFQPFGTEMERAHVLTGLRTGQIPEALSKRCPVQAKYIQHLTRKNSAQRPSAIQLLQSELFQNSGNVNLTLQMKIVEQEKEIQELRKQLSLLSQDKGVKGDMRDGGVPV from the exons ATGCTGGGGGGCGTCTCTGGGGCCGCGGAGCGCGAGGCGGAGGGCAACGCGGCGGGGGCTGTGCCCGCGCCGCCCGCCATCGACTTCCCCGCCGAGGGCTCGGACCCCAAGTATGATG AATCTGATGTTCCCGCAGAACTCCAGGTGCTGAAAGGACCCCTGCAGCAGCCCACCTTCCCTTTTGCAGTTGCCAACCAACTGTTGCTGGTTTCGCTGCTGGAGCACCTGAGCCATGTCCATGAGCCAAACCCACTTCGTTCCAGACAGGTGTTTAAAT TGCTTTGTCAGACCTTTATCAAAATGGGGCTGCTGTCGTCCTTCACCTGCAGCGATGAGTTCAGCTCGTTGCGGCTACATCACAACAGAGCCATTACGCATTTGATGAGGTCAGCTAAGGAGAGAGTTCGCCAG GGTCCTTGTGAGGATAATTCTCACATCCAGAAGATCAG AGCAAGGGAAGTAGCCTTTGAAGCACAGACTTCACGTTACTTAAACGAATTTGAAGAGCTAGCCGTCTTAGGAAAAGGTGGATACGGAAGAGTATACAAG GTCAGGAATAAATTAGATGGTCAGTactatgcaattaaaaaaatcctGATTAAGGGTGCAACTAAAACAGATTGCATGAAG GTCCTGCGGGAAGTTAAGGTGCTGGCCGGTCTTCAGCATCCTAATATTGTTGGCTATCACACGGCCTGGATAGAACATGTTCACGTGGCCCACAGGCAAG ATAGACTTTCTCTTCAGTTGCCGTCCCTGGAAGTGATCTCCGACCAGAAAGACTCCAG CGCTCAATATGATGTTAAAAGTGACGAAAGTAACAGCTCATCCATTATTTTTGCCGAATTCACCTCAGAAGAACAGTCCATACGAAAACCTGGTGTTGAAGACAATCAGAATAATGAATTGGTGAACTACAGCTCCAGTGTCGTCTCCAGAGATGCTGGTGACTTCGAATCATCACTTGAGCTCCGCGAAAGTGACGTGGCTGATGGGTCTTCCAGACCCATTGTTGGGCGTCGGCTGCCGCTTCAGCATAACTCTGACCCGGAGGAGAACTTCGCATCCACTGAGGAGTCTTCTGAAGCAAACCTCAACTTGTTGGGGCAGACAGAG GTGCAGTACCGCCTGATGCTGCACATCCAGATGCAGCTGTGTGAGCTCTCGCTGTGGGACTGGATCGCGGAGCGAGACGGCCGGGCCCGGCAGAGTGTGGACGAGGCTGCCT gTCCTTATGTTATGGCCAGTGTTGCAACAAAGATTTTTCAGGAATTGGTGGAAGGTGTGTTTTACATACATAACATGGGGATTGTACACAGAGATCTGAAG CCcagaaatattttccttcatgGCCCTGATCACCAAGTAAAAATAGGAGACTTTGGCCTGGCCTGTGCAGACATCATCCAGAAAAACACAGACTGGGGCAGTGCAAATGGGGAGA GGGCGCCAACGCACACCTCCAGAGTGGGTACGTGTCTGTACGCTTCCCCCGAACAGCTGGAGGGATCCGAGTATGATGCCAAG TCAGACATGTATAGCTTGGGCGTGATCCTGCTGGAGCTCTTTCAGCCATTTGGGACAGAAATGGAGCGAGCACACGTTTTAACAGGTTTGAGGACCGGACAAATCCCTGAGGCCCTCAGTAAAAGGTGCCCCGTCCAAGCCAAGTACATCCAGCACTTAACCAGAAAGAACTCAGCCCAGAGGCCATCCGCCATCCAGCTGCTGCAGAGTGAGCTCTTCCAAAATTCTGGAAAT
- the EIF2AK1 gene encoding eukaryotic translation initiation factor 2-alpha kinase 1 isoform X2, producing the protein MLGGVSGAAEREAEGNAAGAVPAPPAIDFPAEGSDPKYDESDVPAELQVLKGPLQQPTFPFAVANQLLLVSLLEHLSHVHEPNPLRSRQVFKLLCQTFIKMGLLSSFTCSDEFSSLRLHHNRAITHLMRSAKERVRQGPCEDNSHIQKIRAREVAFEAQTSRYLNEFEELAVLGKGGYGRVYKVRNKLDGQYYAIKKILIKGATKTDCMKVLREVKVLAGLQHPNIVGYHTAWIEHVHVAHRQDRLSLQLPSLEVISDQKDSSAQYDVKSDESNSSSIIFAEFTSEEQSIRKPGVEDNQNNELVNYSSSVVSRDAGDFESSLELRESDVADGSSRPIVGRRLPLQHNSDPEENFASTEESSEANLNLLGQTEVQYRLMLHIQMQLCELSLWDWIAERDGRARQSVDEAACHHKQEKSETRGPSRGMTSKCNVVSWMESWNRKRTLGPYVMASVATKIFQELVEGVFYIHNMGIVHRDLKPRNIFLHGPDHQVKIGDFGLACADIIQKNTDWGSANGERAPTHTSRVGTCLYASPEQLEGSEYDAKSDMYSLGVILLELFQPFGTEMERAHVLTGLRTGQIPEALSKRCPVQAKYIQHLTRKNSAQRPSAIQLLQSELFQNSGNVNLTLQMKIVEQEKEIQELRKQLSLLSQDKGVKGDMRDGGVPV; encoded by the exons ATGCTGGGGGGCGTCTCTGGGGCCGCGGAGCGCGAGGCGGAGGGCAACGCGGCGGGGGCTGTGCCCGCGCCGCCCGCCATCGACTTCCCCGCCGAGGGCTCGGACCCCAAGTATGATG AATCTGATGTTCCCGCAGAACTCCAGGTGCTGAAAGGACCCCTGCAGCAGCCCACCTTCCCTTTTGCAGTTGCCAACCAACTGTTGCTGGTTTCGCTGCTGGAGCACCTGAGCCATGTCCATGAGCCAAACCCACTTCGTTCCAGACAGGTGTTTAAAT TGCTTTGTCAGACCTTTATCAAAATGGGGCTGCTGTCGTCCTTCACCTGCAGCGATGAGTTCAGCTCGTTGCGGCTACATCACAACAGAGCCATTACGCATTTGATGAGGTCAGCTAAGGAGAGAGTTCGCCAG GGTCCTTGTGAGGATAATTCTCACATCCAGAAGATCAG AGCAAGGGAAGTAGCCTTTGAAGCACAGACTTCACGTTACTTAAACGAATTTGAAGAGCTAGCCGTCTTAGGAAAAGGTGGATACGGAAGAGTATACAAG GTCAGGAATAAATTAGATGGTCAGTactatgcaattaaaaaaatcctGATTAAGGGTGCAACTAAAACAGATTGCATGAAG GTCCTGCGGGAAGTTAAGGTGCTGGCCGGTCTTCAGCATCCTAATATTGTTGGCTATCACACGGCCTGGATAGAACATGTTCACGTGGCCCACAGGCAAG ATAGACTTTCTCTTCAGTTGCCGTCCCTGGAAGTGATCTCCGACCAGAAAGACTCCAG CGCTCAATATGATGTTAAAAGTGACGAAAGTAACAGCTCATCCATTATTTTTGCCGAATTCACCTCAGAAGAACAGTCCATACGAAAACCTGGTGTTGAAGACAATCAGAATAATGAATTGGTGAACTACAGCTCCAGTGTCGTCTCCAGAGATGCTGGTGACTTCGAATCATCACTTGAGCTCCGCGAAAGTGACGTGGCTGATGGGTCTTCCAGACCCATTGTTGGGCGTCGGCTGCCGCTTCAGCATAACTCTGACCCGGAGGAGAACTTCGCATCCACTGAGGAGTCTTCTGAAGCAAACCTCAACTTGTTGGGGCAGACAGAG GTGCAGTACCGCCTGATGCTGCACATCCAGATGCAGCTGTGTGAGCTCTCGCTGTGGGACTGGATCGCGGAGCGAGACGGCCGGGCCCGGCAGAGTGTGGACGAGGCTGCCT gtcatcataAACAGGAAAAGTCTGAGACCAGAGGACCCTCAAGAGGCATGACAAGTAAATGTAATGTGGTGTCCTGGATGGagtcctggaacagaaaaaggacattag gTCCTTATGTTATGGCCAGTGTTGCAACAAAGATTTTTCAGGAATTGGTGGAAGGTGTGTTTTACATACATAACATGGGGATTGTACACAGAGATCTGAAG CCcagaaatattttccttcatgGCCCTGATCACCAAGTAAAAATAGGAGACTTTGGCCTGGCCTGTGCAGACATCATCCAGAAAAACACAGACTGGGGCAGTGCAAATGGGGAGA GGGCGCCAACGCACACCTCCAGAGTGGGTACGTGTCTGTACGCTTCCCCCGAACAGCTGGAGGGATCCGAGTATGATGCCAAG TCAGACATGTATAGCTTGGGCGTGATCCTGCTGGAGCTCTTTCAGCCATTTGGGACAGAAATGGAGCGAGCACACGTTTTAACAGGTTTGAGGACCGGACAAATCCCTGAGGCCCTCAGTAAAAGGTGCCCCGTCCAAGCCAAGTACATCCAGCACTTAACCAGAAAGAACTCAGCCCAGAGGCCATCCGCCATCCAGCTGCTGCAGAGTGAGCTCTTCCAAAATTCTGGAAAT
- the EIF2AK1 gene encoding eukaryotic translation initiation factor 2-alpha kinase 1 isoform X3, which yields MLGGVSGAAEREAEGNAAGAVPAPPAIDFPAEGSDPKYDESDVPAELQVLKGPLQQPTFPFAVANQLLLVSLLEHLSHVHEPNPLRSRQVFKLLCQTFIKMGLLSSFTCSDEFSSLRLHHNRAITHLMRSAKERVRQGPCEDNSHIQKIRAREVAFEAQTSRYLNEFEELAVLGKGGYGRVYKVRNKLDGQYYAIKKILIKGATKTDCMKVLREVKVLAGLQHPNIVGYHTAWIEHVHVAHRQADRLSLQLPSLEVISDQKDSSAQYDVKSDESNSSSIIFAEFTSEEQSIRKPGVEDNQNNELVNYSSSVVSRDAGDFESSLELRESDVADGSSRPIVGRRLPLQHNSDPEENFASTEESSEANLNLLGQTEVQYRLMLHIQMQLCELSLWDWIAERDGRARQSVDEAACPYVMASVATKIFQELVEGVFYIHNMGIVHRDLKPRNIFLHGPDHQVKIGDFGLACADIIQKNTDWGSANGERAPTHTSRVGTCLYASPEQLEGSEYDAKSDMYSLGVILLELFQPFGTEMERAHVLTGLRTGQIPEALSKRCPVQAKYIQHLTRKNSAQRPSAIQLLQSELFQNSGNVNLTLQMKIVEQEKEIQELRKQLSLLSQDKGVKGDMRDGGVPV from the exons ATGCTGGGGGGCGTCTCTGGGGCCGCGGAGCGCGAGGCGGAGGGCAACGCGGCGGGGGCTGTGCCCGCGCCGCCCGCCATCGACTTCCCCGCCGAGGGCTCGGACCCCAAGTATGATG AATCTGATGTTCCCGCAGAACTCCAGGTGCTGAAAGGACCCCTGCAGCAGCCCACCTTCCCTTTTGCAGTTGCCAACCAACTGTTGCTGGTTTCGCTGCTGGAGCACCTGAGCCATGTCCATGAGCCAAACCCACTTCGTTCCAGACAGGTGTTTAAAT TGCTTTGTCAGACCTTTATCAAAATGGGGCTGCTGTCGTCCTTCACCTGCAGCGATGAGTTCAGCTCGTTGCGGCTACATCACAACAGAGCCATTACGCATTTGATGAGGTCAGCTAAGGAGAGAGTTCGCCAG GGTCCTTGTGAGGATAATTCTCACATCCAGAAGATCAG AGCAAGGGAAGTAGCCTTTGAAGCACAGACTTCACGTTACTTAAACGAATTTGAAGAGCTAGCCGTCTTAGGAAAAGGTGGATACGGAAGAGTATACAAG GTCAGGAATAAATTAGATGGTCAGTactatgcaattaaaaaaatcctGATTAAGGGTGCAACTAAAACAGATTGCATGAAG GTCCTGCGGGAAGTTAAGGTGCTGGCCGGTCTTCAGCATCCTAATATTGTTGGCTATCACACGGCCTGGATAGAACATGTTCACGTGGCCCACAGGCAAG cAGATAGACTTTCTCTTCAGTTGCCGTCCCTGGAAGTGATCTCCGACCAGAAAGACTCCAG CGCTCAATATGATGTTAAAAGTGACGAAAGTAACAGCTCATCCATTATTTTTGCCGAATTCACCTCAGAAGAACAGTCCATACGAAAACCTGGTGTTGAAGACAATCAGAATAATGAATTGGTGAACTACAGCTCCAGTGTCGTCTCCAGAGATGCTGGTGACTTCGAATCATCACTTGAGCTCCGCGAAAGTGACGTGGCTGATGGGTCTTCCAGACCCATTGTTGGGCGTCGGCTGCCGCTTCAGCATAACTCTGACCCGGAGGAGAACTTCGCATCCACTGAGGAGTCTTCTGAAGCAAACCTCAACTTGTTGGGGCAGACAGAG GTGCAGTACCGCCTGATGCTGCACATCCAGATGCAGCTGTGTGAGCTCTCGCTGTGGGACTGGATCGCGGAGCGAGACGGCCGGGCCCGGCAGAGTGTGGACGAGGCTGCCT gTCCTTATGTTATGGCCAGTGTTGCAACAAAGATTTTTCAGGAATTGGTGGAAGGTGTGTTTTACATACATAACATGGGGATTGTACACAGAGATCTGAAG CCcagaaatattttccttcatgGCCCTGATCACCAAGTAAAAATAGGAGACTTTGGCCTGGCCTGTGCAGACATCATCCAGAAAAACACAGACTGGGGCAGTGCAAATGGGGAGA GGGCGCCAACGCACACCTCCAGAGTGGGTACGTGTCTGTACGCTTCCCCCGAACAGCTGGAGGGATCCGAGTATGATGCCAAG TCAGACATGTATAGCTTGGGCGTGATCCTGCTGGAGCTCTTTCAGCCATTTGGGACAGAAATGGAGCGAGCACACGTTTTAACAGGTTTGAGGACCGGACAAATCCCTGAGGCCCTCAGTAAAAGGTGCCCCGTCCAAGCCAAGTACATCCAGCACTTAACCAGAAAGAACTCAGCCCAGAGGCCATCCGCCATCCAGCTGCTGCAGAGTGAGCTCTTCCAAAATTCTGGAAAT
- the EIF2AK1 gene encoding eukaryotic translation initiation factor 2-alpha kinase 1 isoform X1 — translation MLGGVSGAAEREAEGNAAGAVPAPPAIDFPAEGSDPKYDESDVPAELQVLKGPLQQPTFPFAVANQLLLVSLLEHLSHVHEPNPLRSRQVFKLLCQTFIKMGLLSSFTCSDEFSSLRLHHNRAITHLMRSAKERVRQGPCEDNSHIQKIRAREVAFEAQTSRYLNEFEELAVLGKGGYGRVYKVRNKLDGQYYAIKKILIKGATKTDCMKVLREVKVLAGLQHPNIVGYHTAWIEHVHVAHRQADRLSLQLPSLEVISDQKDSSAQYDVKSDESNSSSIIFAEFTSEEQSIRKPGVEDNQNNELVNYSSSVVSRDAGDFESSLELRESDVADGSSRPIVGRRLPLQHNSDPEENFASTEESSEANLNLLGQTEVQYRLMLHIQMQLCELSLWDWIAERDGRARQSVDEAACHHKQEKSETRGPSRGMTSKCNVVSWMESWNRKRTLGPYVMASVATKIFQELVEGVFYIHNMGIVHRDLKPRNIFLHGPDHQVKIGDFGLACADIIQKNTDWGSANGERAPTHTSRVGTCLYASPEQLEGSEYDAKSDMYSLGVILLELFQPFGTEMERAHVLTGLRTGQIPEALSKRCPVQAKYIQHLTRKNSAQRPSAIQLLQSELFQNSGNVNLTLQMKIVEQEKEIQELRKQLSLLSQDKGVKGDMRDGGVPV, via the exons ATGCTGGGGGGCGTCTCTGGGGCCGCGGAGCGCGAGGCGGAGGGCAACGCGGCGGGGGCTGTGCCCGCGCCGCCCGCCATCGACTTCCCCGCCGAGGGCTCGGACCCCAAGTATGATG AATCTGATGTTCCCGCAGAACTCCAGGTGCTGAAAGGACCCCTGCAGCAGCCCACCTTCCCTTTTGCAGTTGCCAACCAACTGTTGCTGGTTTCGCTGCTGGAGCACCTGAGCCATGTCCATGAGCCAAACCCACTTCGTTCCAGACAGGTGTTTAAAT TGCTTTGTCAGACCTTTATCAAAATGGGGCTGCTGTCGTCCTTCACCTGCAGCGATGAGTTCAGCTCGTTGCGGCTACATCACAACAGAGCCATTACGCATTTGATGAGGTCAGCTAAGGAGAGAGTTCGCCAG GGTCCTTGTGAGGATAATTCTCACATCCAGAAGATCAG AGCAAGGGAAGTAGCCTTTGAAGCACAGACTTCACGTTACTTAAACGAATTTGAAGAGCTAGCCGTCTTAGGAAAAGGTGGATACGGAAGAGTATACAAG GTCAGGAATAAATTAGATGGTCAGTactatgcaattaaaaaaatcctGATTAAGGGTGCAACTAAAACAGATTGCATGAAG GTCCTGCGGGAAGTTAAGGTGCTGGCCGGTCTTCAGCATCCTAATATTGTTGGCTATCACACGGCCTGGATAGAACATGTTCACGTGGCCCACAGGCAAG cAGATAGACTTTCTCTTCAGTTGCCGTCCCTGGAAGTGATCTCCGACCAGAAAGACTCCAG CGCTCAATATGATGTTAAAAGTGACGAAAGTAACAGCTCATCCATTATTTTTGCCGAATTCACCTCAGAAGAACAGTCCATACGAAAACCTGGTGTTGAAGACAATCAGAATAATGAATTGGTGAACTACAGCTCCAGTGTCGTCTCCAGAGATGCTGGTGACTTCGAATCATCACTTGAGCTCCGCGAAAGTGACGTGGCTGATGGGTCTTCCAGACCCATTGTTGGGCGTCGGCTGCCGCTTCAGCATAACTCTGACCCGGAGGAGAACTTCGCATCCACTGAGGAGTCTTCTGAAGCAAACCTCAACTTGTTGGGGCAGACAGAG GTGCAGTACCGCCTGATGCTGCACATCCAGATGCAGCTGTGTGAGCTCTCGCTGTGGGACTGGATCGCGGAGCGAGACGGCCGGGCCCGGCAGAGTGTGGACGAGGCTGCCT gtcatcataAACAGGAAAAGTCTGAGACCAGAGGACCCTCAAGAGGCATGACAAGTAAATGTAATGTGGTGTCCTGGATGGagtcctggaacagaaaaaggacattag gTCCTTATGTTATGGCCAGTGTTGCAACAAAGATTTTTCAGGAATTGGTGGAAGGTGTGTTTTACATACATAACATGGGGATTGTACACAGAGATCTGAAG CCcagaaatattttccttcatgGCCCTGATCACCAAGTAAAAATAGGAGACTTTGGCCTGGCCTGTGCAGACATCATCCAGAAAAACACAGACTGGGGCAGTGCAAATGGGGAGA GGGCGCCAACGCACACCTCCAGAGTGGGTACGTGTCTGTACGCTTCCCCCGAACAGCTGGAGGGATCCGAGTATGATGCCAAG TCAGACATGTATAGCTTGGGCGTGATCCTGCTGGAGCTCTTTCAGCCATTTGGGACAGAAATGGAGCGAGCACACGTTTTAACAGGTTTGAGGACCGGACAAATCCCTGAGGCCCTCAGTAAAAGGTGCCCCGTCCAAGCCAAGTACATCCAGCACTTAACCAGAAAGAACTCAGCCCAGAGGCCATCCGCCATCCAGCTGCTGCAGAGTGAGCTCTTCCAAAATTCTGGAAAT
- the ANKRD61 gene encoding ankyrin repeat domain-containing protein 61: MDTILSSSRSVLELSWKNPREWDSPILYCTFPESLGSPLEAVLMGNITKRGNEGRAADGPRALEGGTVATLHVQLCEAIMRQDCTALRALLRSHPVNQPMTVPASSTGYSLANSRQFLSQETLSFPPIHLAAKYLKAQSLLCLLERGADPEVRDTQGFTTLHLMLLNWPITSTTWTKPRNKIQMMLTDIQSNAVLCLRILCAHGAQVNARVDSGHRHCPLHLATIYGTHLVLSILVQNGAQVNAQNGSSMTPLHMAADILNKEMMETLIAWGANVNCAISSTGNTALKLAVCTASSKAGRLLAAGLGCIRLLLVHGAQVNARDHDGQAAIHEACFGGREVIINLLLEFEANVNILTRNGESPIHMYLQRGSNIRDTALLARLLFRSYPLRLTDNQGNLPAGILLPEFHLLRETLLKLSQKPLSLEDICKRNVRNIYGEKHKQLLRRLLPGEMWSSVYGHHDLAQLLK, encoded by the exons ATGGATACGATTCTCAGCAGTTCTAGGTCAGTTCTAGAACTGAGCTGGAAGAACCCCAGAGAGTGGGACTCACCGATTCTGTACTGCACCTTCCCTGAATCCCTAGGTTCCCCACTGGAAGCTGTGCTCATGGGAAACATAACCAAGAGAGGCAACGAGGGGCGGGCAGCCGATGGGCCCAGGGCTCTGGAGGGCGGCACAGTGGCCACGCTGCACGTCCAGCTCTGCGAGGCCATCATGCGACAGGACTGCACCGCGCTCCGGGCCCtgctgaggagccaccccgtaAACCAGCCCATGACCGTCCCGGCCAGCTCCACGGGCTACAGCCTGGCCAACTCCAGGCAGTTCCTCAGCCAG GAGACGCTGTCCTTCCCCCCCATCCACCTGGCAGCCAAATACCTCAAGGCGCAGAGTCTGCTTTGCCTGCTGGAGCGTGGGGCTGACCCGGAAGTCCG GGACACACAAGGCTTCACCACCCTGCACCTGATGCTGCTGAACTGGCCCATCACCTCGACCACGTGGACGAAGCCGAGGAACAAGATCCAGATGATGCTGACAGACATCCAGAGCAACGCCGTCCTGTGCCTCCGCATCCTGTGCGCGCACGGGGCCCAGGTGAATGCTCGGGTGGACAGCGGCCACAGGCACTGCCCGCTGCACCTGGCCACCATCTACGGGACCCACTTGGTCCTGTCCATCCTGGTGCAGAACGGGGCCCAGGTCAACGCCCAGAATGGGTCCAGCATGACGCCCCTGCACATGGCTGCCGACATACTCAACAAGGAGATGATGGAAACTCTGATTGCCTGGGGGGCCAACGTCAACTGCGCCATCTCCTCCACAGGCAACACGGCCCTGAAGCTGGCAGTGTGTACCGCGTCGAGCAAGGCCGGCCGGCTGCTGGCGGCAGGCCTCGGCTGCATTCGCCTACTCCTGGTCCACGGGGCCCAGGTCAACGCCCGGGACCATGACGGTCAGGCCGCCATCCACGAGGCGTGTTTCGGAGGCAGGGAGGTGATCATCAACCTCCTGCTCGAATTTGAAGCCAACGTGAACATCTTAACAAGAAACGGGGAGTCTCCGATACACATGTACCTCCAGCGTGGCTCCAACATACGAGACACGGCCCTTCTCGCCAGGCTGCTCTTCCGCTCTTACCCTCTGAGGCTGACCGACAACCAAGGAAACCTACCTGCGGGGATCCTGCTCCCGGAATTCCACCTCCTAAGGGAAACCCTCCTAAAGCTATCTCAGAAGCCCTTATCCCTGGAAGACATCTGTAAAAGAAACGTCAGAAATATTTACGGGGAGAAGCACAAACAGCTTTTGAGGCGGCTTCTCCCGGGGGAGATGTGGAGCTCTGTCTATGGCCATCATGACTTAGCTCAGCTCCTGAAATAA